A window of Chloracidobacterium sp. N contains these coding sequences:
- a CDS encoding VWA domain-containing protein, which produces MRCFREFWRQVRLGWVVGVLCGVVVLGQPLPALYAQQAPRTPNRPGATPQERDPGEDVIRITNVTVPVIVTDQDDRFISKLTRDDFEIYENKKKQKIESFEDKTDLPLFVAVLMDTSASIKPKLKFQKEATISFLQTIIRRRKDQALFVTFDSTVQLRQDFTDDTNLLAKAIMEVKASGDTALYDAVYRVCEEKMYNVPTPRKIIIVITDGADTASEHTLEEAIEIAQRYEVLIFGISTRNAGFFGTGAGMVAGEDDEALRKLCTRTGGDVAFPQKVIDLERAFQRIDQAARRYYLLSYEPQDPDTPGYRKIEVRVVTRKNVKVKARDGYMVRRRAGSSAGSSL; this is translated from the coding sequence ATGAGGTGCTTCAGAGAGTTTTGGCGTCAGGTGCGTTTGGGCTGGGTGGTTGGTGTGCTGTGTGGCGTGGTTGTGCTGGGACAGCCCCTTCCGGCGCTCTATGCCCAGCAGGCGCCGCGCACCCCGAACCGTCCCGGCGCGACACCCCAGGAAAGGGACCCCGGAGAGGATGTCATTCGCATCACCAACGTGACCGTCCCGGTGATTGTGACCGACCAGGACGACCGCTTCATCAGCAAGCTGACTAGGGATGACTTTGAAATCTACGAAAACAAGAAAAAGCAGAAGATCGAGTCCTTCGAGGACAAAACTGACCTGCCCCTGTTCGTCGCCGTGCTGATGGACACCAGCGCCAGCATCAAGCCCAAGCTGAAGTTTCAGAAGGAAGCCACCATTTCCTTTCTTCAGACCATCATCCGGCGGCGCAAGGACCAGGCGCTCTTTGTGACCTTTGATTCAACGGTTCAGTTGCGGCAGGACTTCACCGACGACACCAACCTTCTGGCCAAAGCCATCATGGAGGTCAAAGCCAGCGGCGACACGGCGCTGTATGACGCGGTGTACCGGGTGTGTGAGGAAAAAATGTACAACGTGCCCACACCCCGGAAGATCATCATCGTCATTACGGACGGCGCCGATACCGCCAGCGAGCACACGCTGGAGGAAGCCATCGAAATTGCCCAGCGTTATGAAGTGCTCATCTTCGGCATCAGCACGCGCAACGCCGGCTTTTTCGGCACCGGCGCCGGCATGGTGGCCGGTGAGGATGACGAGGCGCTGCGTAAACTGTGCACGCGAACCGGTGGCGACGTAGCCTTCCCCCAGAAGGTCATTGACCTCGAACGCGCCTTCCAGCGCATTGATCAGGCGGCCCGGCGGTACTATCTGCTGTCATACGAACCACAGGACCCGGACACGCCCGGCTACCGGAAAATCGAAGTGCGGGTGGTGACGCGCAAGAACGTCAAGGTCAAGGCACGCGACGGCTACATGGTACGGCGGCGGGCAGGCAGCAGCGCCGGTTCATCGCTCTGA
- a CDS encoding alpha/beta hydrolase → MTFLLDGPAGPLEALYTRAPNPRGWAALVCHPHPVFGGTMHNRVVYRTAKAFLAGGAHVLRFNFRGVGASRGGYDGGIGEQADAAAALAYLQAHHPQEVIVVAGFSFGSWVGFQAALRCPQVRGLLGVGVPALRFDFSFLHRVTLPKWIIQGDADEFGPAADVEALLARCQEPKGRTFIPRANHFFDEHQTELADALTAAVAWLQRQSLPA, encoded by the coding sequence ATGACATTTCTGCTTGATGGCCCGGCGGGTCCGCTGGAGGCGCTGTACACGCGCGCCCCCAATCCGCGGGGATGGGCGGCTTTGGTTTGTCATCCGCATCCGGTTTTTGGCGGGACGATGCACAACCGTGTGGTGTATCGCACCGCCAAAGCTTTTTTGGCCGGCGGCGCCCATGTGCTGCGGTTCAACTTCCGGGGGGTGGGTGCCAGTCGTGGCGGCTATGACGGTGGCATCGGTGAGCAGGCCGATGCTGCGGCCGCACTGGCCTATCTGCAAGCACACCATCCGCAGGAAGTGATCGTCGTGGCCGGCTTTTCCTTTGGTTCGTGGGTTGGGTTTCAGGCGGCGCTCCGCTGTCCCCAGGTCAGGGGACTGCTGGGCGTGGGCGTGCCGGCCCTGCGGTTTGACTTTTCATTCCTGCACAGGGTGACACTCCCGAAGTGGATCATTCAGGGAGACGCCGACGAATTCGGCCCGGCAGCGGACGTTGAAGCCCTGCTTGCGCGCTGCCAGGAACCGAAAGGGCGGACCTTCATCCCACGCGCCAATCATTTCTTCGATGAACATCAGACAGAACTTGCCGACGCACTCACCGCCGCCGTAGCCTGGTTACAGCGGCAGTCCCTTCCGGCCTAG
- a CDS encoding zinc-binding dehydrogenase has product MTALMKVARVYDFDDVRIEHMPRPAVGPRELLVQVKASGICSGDVTPWYIKRKAGKVLGHEPAGVVAEVGAEVTGFRVGDPVFAHHHAPCFACKFCEKGEYVQCATWKASHIVPGAIAEYFLVPEVNLRDTLRLPEGMSFEDGALVEPAACSVKAIRKARLHPRDTVLIIGLGIMGQMNVLLARQAGVERIIGADLVDWRCAKALEFGADAVINPAREDLVERLGELTAGAMADVVIVGPGSIPVMELGIRCAGKGGTVVFFMGSSPGERLTVEPFHLYFNEIDLVMSYSCGPDDTRAALQCIAEGVLTAGKLVTHRYTLEDTGLGFRKMAEAQDVLKAQIIFP; this is encoded by the coding sequence ATGACGGCGTTGATGAAAGTTGCCCGCGTGTATGACTTCGATGACGTTCGGATTGAGCACATGCCACGTCCGGCGGTCGGCCCCCGCGAGCTGTTGGTTCAGGTCAAGGCCAGCGGGATTTGCTCCGGGGATGTGACGCCCTGGTACATCAAGCGCAAGGCGGGCAAGGTTCTGGGCCACGAACCGGCCGGCGTCGTGGCCGAAGTCGGCGCTGAAGTGACCGGTTTTCGCGTCGGCGATCCCGTGTTTGCCCACCACCATGCACCCTGCTTTGCCTGCAAGTTCTGTGAAAAGGGCGAGTACGTCCAGTGCGCGACGTGGAAAGCCTCGCACATCGTGCCGGGTGCCATTGCCGAGTATTTCCTCGTCCCGGAAGTCAACCTGCGCGACACCCTGCGCCTGCCTGAAGGGATGTCCTTCGAGGATGGGGCGCTCGTCGAACCGGCCGCCTGTTCGGTCAAGGCCATCCGCAAGGCCCGGCTTCACCCACGCGATACGGTGCTCATCATCGGGTTAGGGATCATGGGGCAGATGAACGTCCTGCTTGCCCGGCAGGCCGGCGTCGAGCGGATCATCGGGGCTGATCTGGTGGACTGGCGCTGTGCCAAGGCGCTGGAGTTCGGCGCGGATGCCGTCATCAACCCGGCACGCGAAGACCTGGTGGAACGACTGGGGGAACTGACTGCCGGCGCGATGGCGGATGTCGTCATTGTGGGGCCGGGCAGCATACCGGTGATGGAATTGGGTATCCGCTGCGCCGGAAAAGGTGGGACGGTCGTGTTTTTCATGGGGTCATCGCCGGGTGAACGCCTTACCGTCGAGCCGTTCCATCTGTATTTCAACGAGATTGACCTGGTGATGAGCTATTCCTGCGGGCCTGACGACACGCGGGCGGCGCTTCAGTGCATTGCCGAGGGCGTCCTGACGGCCGGAAAGCTGGTCACGCATCGCTACACCCTGGAAGACACGGGGCTTGGCTTCCGAAAAATGGCTGAGGCGCAGGATGTGCTCAAGGCGCAGATCATTTTTCCCTGA
- a CDS encoding alpha/beta hydrolase — MSKRPAPSPAAFIPSLPRDADSYAGSFQLHINVASRHLTQKRHVIVYLPPGHGADPAVRYPVLYMHDGQNLFDGDTAYIRGHDWKMARTAERLMLEKKIEPLIIVGIWNTGVHRMDEYTPTRDPGVKQGGLLPMYGRFIVEELKPFVDATYCTDPARDRTGIGGSSLGGLAALLLGLHYSEYFGRIAALSPSLWWDHGVAFRLVRHLKRKPDVRIWLDMGTREMGGGIAQVRRMRDLLIEYGWLPDKDLFYREVRGGKHTEGDWGKRVGTVLRRLYPVKTARTRKPRQTAPAGS, encoded by the coding sequence ATGTCGAAACGCCCTGCGCCGAGTCCTGCTGCGTTCATCCCGTCGCTCCCACGCGATGCCGACAGTTATGCGGGCAGTTTTCAACTCCATATCAATGTGGCCTCACGACATCTCACCCAAAAGCGGCATGTCATTGTCTATCTGCCACCCGGTCACGGCGCAGACCCGGCAGTACGCTATCCGGTGCTGTATATGCACGATGGGCAAAACCTTTTCGATGGCGATACGGCCTACATCCGGGGCCATGACTGGAAGATGGCCCGGACGGCCGAACGGCTCATGCTCGAAAAGAAAATCGAACCCCTCATCATCGTGGGCATCTGGAACACGGGCGTCCACCGCATGGACGAATACACACCCACCCGCGATCCCGGCGTCAAACAGGGCGGGCTGCTGCCCATGTATGGACGTTTCATCGTTGAGGAACTCAAGCCTTTCGTGGATGCCACCTACTGTACCGATCCCGCCCGTGACCGCACCGGTATTGGCGGTTCATCGCTGGGGGGGCTGGCCGCCCTGCTGCTGGGGTTGCACTACTCGGAGTATTTTGGGCGCATTGCCGCCCTTTCACCCTCGCTGTGGTGGGACCACGGCGTTGCCTTTCGGCTTGTGCGGCACCTGAAGCGCAAGCCGGATGTCCGCATCTGGCTCGATATGGGCACGCGCGAGATGGGGGGCGGCATTGCGCAGGTGCGGCGCATGCGCGATCTGCTCATCGAATACGGCTGGTTGCCCGACAAAGACCTGTTCTACCGTGAGGTGCGGGGGGGAAAGCACACCGAAGGCGACTGGGGAAAGCGCGTCGGCACGGTCCTGCGCCGGCTCTACCCGGTCAAAACAGCCCGCACCCGCAAGCCCCGGCAGACCGCTCCGGCCGGAAGCTGA
- a CDS encoding NAD(P)/FAD-dependent oxidoreductase — translation MTQSASRRKHIVVVGAGFGGVAFCQSFPEGLADITLVDRNNYHLFQPLLYQVATADLSPADIAEPIRTIFDRRRDITVLMDEVTGIDRQSRTITMRRRTLEYDHLVLAIGARTGYFGNNDWARYAGGLKGIEDALNIRNRVLSAFEEAENCPDPSLVKCLTTFVVVGGGPTGVELAGALGELTRRVLRRDFKNIDTSQARVFLIQGAPRLLPPYHPALSEYARQKLVQLGVDVRVSSRVVRVGPHQIELDNGKIIEAANIIWCAGVEGHPLARKLGLPTDRTGRIQVEPDLRVPGHPEIFAIGDIAALTDARGVVVPGVAPAALQMGRYAARVLAAELRGRPKPPPFVYFDKGSMATIGRAAAVLEAGKLRMTGFLAWVGWLIVHLAMLVGFNNKVSVLTEWIFRYITYRQGARIITTPRTDELLRETP, via the coding sequence ATGACCCAATCTGCTTCCCGACGCAAACACATCGTCGTTGTCGGCGCCGGGTTTGGTGGCGTCGCCTTCTGCCAGTCTTTCCCGGAAGGGCTGGCGGACATCACGCTGGTGGACCGCAACAACTATCATCTCTTCCAGCCCCTTCTGTATCAGGTGGCGACGGCCGACCTCTCTCCAGCCGACATTGCCGAACCCATCCGCACGATTTTCGACCGGCGGCGCGACATCACCGTGCTGATGGATGAAGTTACCGGGATTGACCGCCAGAGCCGTACCATCACCATGCGGCGGCGGACACTTGAGTACGACCACCTCGTGCTGGCCATCGGGGCCCGGACGGGCTACTTCGGCAACAACGACTGGGCGCGCTATGCCGGCGGACTCAAGGGCATCGAGGATGCCCTCAACATCCGCAACCGGGTGCTCTCGGCGTTTGAAGAAGCCGAAAACTGTCCCGATCCGTCCCTGGTCAAGTGCCTGACCACCTTTGTCGTCGTGGGGGGCGGCCCGACCGGCGTTGAACTGGCCGGGGCGCTCGGCGAGCTGACGCGGCGCGTCCTGCGGCGCGATTTCAAAAACATTGATACCTCCCAGGCGCGGGTCTTCCTCATTCAGGGTGCCCCACGCCTGCTTCCGCCCTATCATCCGGCCCTTTCGGAGTATGCCCGCCAGAAGCTTGTTCAGCTCGGCGTGGATGTGCGTGTCTCCTCGCGTGTCGTCCGCGTCGGACCACACCAGATTGAACTGGACAACGGAAAAATCATCGAGGCGGCCAACATCATCTGGTGCGCCGGGGTCGAAGGGCATCCTCTGGCGCGCAAACTGGGGTTGCCCACCGACCGGACCGGGCGGATTCAGGTTGAACCCGACCTGCGGGTTCCCGGTCATCCCGAAATCTTCGCCATCGGCGACATCGCGGCGCTGACCGACGCCAGGGGCGTCGTCGTACCGGGCGTGGCGCCGGCGGCGCTTCAGATGGGACGCTATGCCGCCAGGGTTCTGGCCGCCGAGTTGCGCGGCCGGCCCAAGCCGCCGCCGTTCGTCTATTTCGACAAGGGCAGCATGGCAACCATCGGACGGGCGGCCGCCGTTCTGGAGGCTGGCAAACTGCGCATGACCGGCTTCCTGGCCTGGGTTGGCTGGCTCATCGTCCACCTGGCCATGCTGGTCGGCTTCAACAACAAGGTCAGTGTTCTCACCGAATGGATTTTCCGCTATATCACCTACCGGCAGGGGGCGCGCATCATCACCACCCCTCGAACGGATGAACTTCTCCGGGAAACACCATAG
- a CDS encoding SH3 domain-containing protein, whose product MPLHSLPRHPGYTFLALVSLLVFAVQPACFKIATGGSKLDDGVVISERAEVFNSTALVNSKVGQLQKGDKLAIYHQAEVNGVEWLKVQKEGESKVGWVESRHVVSRKLLDACLALDQEYANVQPQIGGRLKRETRLRVQPRRDADVITVLKSGTEFDVLKRQRVERRAAVTDETEKPGADETDVKYDSWYLVRFPEGSIYRIGWLYGGSVELIEPPAIAGIIGSGRRMVGAIPFGVTLDKSGTALKNYFILDKQIFSNDPVADFDRIYVVRLDARSGNYTSAYYELPVRGIYPVAYQNDSDTEARFMVTLLDKSGNPTQVEYTAGLVNNVWTVRKGKLPAPAPPSRQGKR is encoded by the coding sequence ATGCCTCTTCACTCCCTGCCCCGGCATCCTGGTTACACATTCCTGGCTCTGGTGTCCCTGCTGGTTTTTGCCGTGCAGCCGGCCTGCTTCAAAATAGCGACCGGTGGAAGCAAGCTCGATGACGGTGTGGTGATTTCCGAACGGGCTGAGGTGTTCAACTCAACGGCGCTGGTCAACTCGAAAGTCGGGCAACTCCAGAAAGGCGACAAGCTGGCGATTTATCACCAGGCCGAGGTCAATGGCGTCGAATGGCTCAAGGTACAGAAGGAAGGGGAATCCAAAGTCGGCTGGGTTGAGTCCCGCCATGTGGTCTCGCGCAAGCTTCTCGACGCCTGCCTGGCACTCGATCAGGAATATGCCAACGTCCAGCCACAGATTGGCGGTCGCCTCAAGCGTGAAACCCGCCTGCGCGTCCAGCCCCGCCGGGATGCCGACGTGATTACGGTGCTCAAAAGCGGCACGGAGTTTGACGTTCTCAAGCGGCAACGGGTTGAGCGGCGGGCAGCCGTCACGGACGAGACAGAAAAGCCCGGCGCGGACGAAACGGATGTCAAATATGACTCCTGGTATCTCGTCCGCTTCCCGGAAGGGTCCATCTACCGGATTGGCTGGCTCTACGGCGGCTCGGTCGAACTCATCGAACCACCCGCCATCGCCGGTATCATCGGGAGCGGAAGGCGCATGGTGGGCGCAATTCCCTTTGGGGTGACACTCGACAAAAGCGGCACGGCGCTCAAAAACTACTTCATTCTCGACAAGCAGATTTTCAGCAACGACCCGGTGGCCGATTTCGACCGCATCTACGTCGTCCGTCTGGATGCCAGGTCCGGCAACTACACTTCCGCCTACTATGAACTTCCGGTGCGGGGGATATATCCGGTGGCCTACCAGAACGACAGCGATACCGAAGCCAGATTCATGGTGACGCTGCTCGACAAAAGCGGCAACCCCACCCAGGTGGAATACACAGCCGGTCTGGTCAACAACGTCTGGACGGTCAGAAAAGGCAAGCTTCCGGCGCCGGCGCCGCCCTCCCGCCAAGGGAAACGCTAG
- the mscL gene encoding large-conductance mechanosensitive channel protein MscL has product MSVVQEFKTFISRGSVIDLAIGVVIGGAFGKIVSSFVEDIILPPISLLTSGVNLSEAGIVLKEAAKAGDPVIAIRYGNFFQVILQFFIIAASVFLVIKAVNRLRQPAPAPAASPPEPTNEEKLLTEIRDLLKR; this is encoded by the coding sequence ATGAGCGTCGTTCAGGAATTCAAAACCTTCATCTCACGCGGCAGCGTCATTGATCTGGCCATCGGCGTCGTCATCGGTGGTGCCTTTGGCAAAATTGTGTCGTCCTTCGTCGAGGACATCATCCTGCCGCCCATCAGCCTGCTCACCAGCGGGGTCAATCTCTCCGAAGCCGGAATCGTCCTCAAGGAAGCGGCCAAAGCCGGCGATCCGGTCATTGCGATCCGGTATGGCAACTTTTTTCAGGTCATCCTTCAGTTTTTCATCATTGCTGCTTCCGTCTTTCTCGTCATCAAGGCTGTCAACCGCCTGCGGCAACCAGCGCCGGCTCCGGCGGCGTCCCCGCCGGAGCCGACCAATGAGGAAAAACTGCTGACCGAGATTCGGGACCTGCTCAAACGCTGA